The genomic DNA AAAAGGAGAGCAGAAACAGACTATCGATGCAACTCGGTGTTCATCGGTGGTAATCTTTAAAAACATCCCCTACTCGCGATATAGCTCAGCAGGGAAATAAGAATGCTCTTGCACGAGTTTACTTTCTAGAACGTTAAACGAAACACGGGTAAAATATTTATTTAGAATTTTTGTATAAAAGCTTTTAGGGCGAGAGAATGCATATTTGTCAACAAAGTTCATTTCTCTTTCCATTCGCAGATAATCATTCTTAGTCGGAACACTGAAATAGCTAAACCTTGCAATAGAAGCAAGTTTTTTTAGACTTGCCTCTACGTCTTTTATGTATTGAAAAACAGAATTGGCAATGACTAAGTCTACTGGATATTTTTGTAGATAATCGATATTAAACTCTTCAAAAAAAGA from Leptospiraceae bacterium includes the following:
- a CDS encoding class I SAM-dependent methyltransferase gives rise to the protein MSFEKQYWSEIYAGRYIDGTFNASKHAEYIKSIFSLSEFPIRKIADIGFGKGKLLEEVAKRLHPELIIAVDTSELMVDALKKKAWIGKYNVAIVHSFFEEFNIDYLQKYPVDLVIANSVFQYIKDVEASLKKLASIARFSYFSVPTKNDYLRMEREMNFVDKYAFSRPKSFYTKILNKYFTRVSFNVLESKLVQEHSYFPAELYRE